TGATTTGTAACTTGATTTGGGtgtaaaagttgtagagaaaacttgaagagaaagaagagcaaactgtccgaaatttttgctAGTTCAGTTTCCTTATTTTCATTTCGAATTTTGTGGTTATTTTGATGCcaaaatgcttgttatatgttggtGTATATGTGTGTAAATTATCTCTCAAAAAGCATTTCATTTGGTTGAGTTAAAGTTAGGTTAAAGTGAGGaagcaaacctggaaaatttctgattaGAATAGCAGACCAGCGTGTACTTAATAGGCCATAATTTTTTGTTTaggagtcaaaatcaagtgccgtttgtggcatatgaaactagactccgtgagctttctaacggtataaaatgcacctgCTATTTTGTTTTCTATGAGCTGTAGCAAACTGGTAAACTCGACTGATTTTTCTCACTGTTTTAACCGAGAAACAAGTGCAGCTGCAGTTTGTACCttgttttcactcatcttacaaaatgaatttgaagacagtttcttctagtgatttttagaattttgaatctaattttcaacaccataaaccatgataaatttttatttgtgtagCCTTAGTTAAGATCTGATTTACAAACTGTGTTAAGTGTTCCAAAACTGGAATTCCGTGAACCAGGTTTAAAAAATCAGCTTTCATAAAactattgtatcttggtgtagaaagatccaaattgagttccgcttattgtgtttgaaactagacttggAGTTCTTTCcgtggtataaatttcaagggctgattctatttctatgaatttttccaaatttccaaacttCACTGAAAATGCAAAACTGTTTTGCTCTGTTCTTACTGAAACAGTGATTTGGAGCTAAGATTTGACTGATTTCAGATTCGAATCtggaaaaagtgtcttctagagagtttaTTTCATTGAGTttattttctaacggtataagatttgtaaattttgaacttatagaactcaagttatgatttttcaaagaaggtTGCCAAAACTGAATTTTTCCTTCTAAAGTGACAACACTCCAAATTCACTTGGAAACATTTTCTGGGTTACAAgcataactttcttggttatttGTACTTCATTTCATATTTGGAAAATGGATTTCACCCCCTAGTCTTATGCCTTTGGATTTTCATGATATTGAATCATAAAATGGAGCATTTTAACTAGAGTAACTCTTGAGGAGTTACACTAGTTTTATATTCGAAACTTGAAACTTTTAACTTCAACttttactatgaaaaatgagtagcgttttgatggattttgactccataagatttgaaaatgtgaacgctcctttatattctaaaatttGGGTATAGAATTAGAAGTTTTGAGATATAAAAACCATCtcccttttcttgattttcgtGCCAAAAGTTAAGTATGATACTTTCTTtttggaattgagatttcttaccACGACTTGACTCGAAAGCGACTTTTGAATTCACCTTGagtattatttcaatgattaagAGAGAAAGTCTTTTTTATTTCGACTTGAACATGTGGCTTTCGAGCGTGGGTAGCAAGAggatatttttcttataaatcTTGGTCGAGTACCTAGGTAACAGTGGTTATGCATTTCTCAGGTGGTCTCGTGGACGCCGAGGAGCTTGTCTGACCTCTTGCTTTTGTTATTGCCTTGCccttgacttttggtgagtgtcaagtgcatgtttcatgttactatgattgaaatgataaTTGTACAAGTGCTATGTGAATCGTGAACTTGTTGAGGCTAGAGTGTACTTTACTGCTcttgttctctctctcttgattaaaTGATACGTGTTACATGAATGTTTGTGACTTGCACTTGTATTCGAACATGTTTTTACTTGTGAGCACTGAGCGACaacatgtaccacaccctattcgggtggaagatgcctctcataccgactcagtgctatgatcgattctctgagcggcagtatgtactaCGCtctattcgggtgggaggtgcctctcatacgaCTCAGAACTATGAacaattctaagtcgattggagcattGTCTTATCGACCAAttatacttgtggggacgccccaacccattggctaacctcATAACTCGAGTCGACAAGGGTTTGATCGAAAAGTGTGATGAACCTTGAAAAATATTATAggttgatcttttgagatctcgtttggcatactcgaattGTATCGCCACCTCATGCTTGTTTGGTTCCGAATCCGAGTGGGTATTAtattggatggaggaagtaagtggagcgcTATGGTCATGTTACTACttgagttgacggagagtcaacctcAGATGGCTTGAATCGATCGAGACgtggaaatagctcctgagagctcctgtatcctttcaCTTGTATTTATTTCCTACTTGTGCATTTAAATAAAATCTCATGTTAAAATTGCTTTCAAGTATGATAGTTGATTTAATTGGTGCTACTTGATTGCTTGCTTGAACTTCTTGACCTCACTGAGTATTAGCTTATCcctttaaatttgttttccttaacaggacttgGAAGTGGAAGTTGGTGACTCTAGACTAGCGGCTTTAGTGGAAGCTAGTATACCTTTTGTATGATATTGGAGACttttaaagtgtaaattttgttatacttgGGTGTTTTGGATTGTACTTGTAGTGGTAGTCTTGGGAGTTTTTGGACTTGTATATTCgaaatatttcttaattaagTTGCTGGTTAACTTGTGGTTCTTTATTAAGCTAGAATAAGTGTGTGAgttctgacgagagttgggcaggcgttccgctgataccctagggttcaccCTAAGGAAAGGTGAGGGCGTCACAGTATGTCCACACTGCAGCAGGCAATCTCTCTCCTCAACACTTTAGTGGGCTGGCTCGCACGCAGGACGAGCTGATGTCTTCAGTAGCTGGAGTACTTGACAGTTCTGTGGCAGTCCGCGGCACCAAACAAAAAGGTATTCATGCAAAATTCCCATTTGATAGACAGTTACGGTCTAAAATAATTAACTCGCAGAATGCTTTTCAAGTATAATTAAATGATTAAGGGCATGTTCTGGAATGTTCGGGGCATCTCTAAAGCTCTGACTTTTAGAAGACTTAAAAAATTGATTCAAATGTATAGCATTCAATTCCTAGCCATATGCGAGTCTCGGCTTCAGGTTGGGAGAGCTGAACGTTATCGCTGTAAGTTAAACTTTCATGGCTTGTTGCATAATTCTGTGGGTTCTGTcttagaaaattattttgatgtTATTATTGGAGAAAGTTCTCAACATGTGTCTGCTCGATTGTCCCACGATCACCTACCAGAGTCTCAACTCGTTGTTTCTTTTGTGCATACTCGGTGTACCACTATCGAGAGAGAGGAGCTTTGGGCTGGTCTATTGAGTGACAGCCCAGCTTCTACTGCATGGCTTGTTGGTGGCGATTTCAATGTAATTTCGGATGCCGATGAGAAAAGAGGCGGACGGCCTTTCAATCCTGCTAAAGCAATGGAATTTGTACAATTTATTAGTGAAGTGAATCTCACTGATATAGGTTTCTCTGGAGCAAGGTTTACATGGTGCAATAATCGACATGGTGGAGGCGAGGATTTGAAAACGATTAGATCGGGTTCTAGTGAATGAGGGGTGTTATGACTCGGGGTTATCTATGTCAGTTTCACACTTAGCCTGGGAGCGGTTTGACCATGCTCCGCTCCTCATCTCTGTCTCAACTAGATTGGATAATAAGCCACGCCCATTTAGATTTTTAAATATTTGGATGGTGCGTGCTGATTTTCTGCCAGTCGTTAGAGAATCTTGGGGTCAGCCTTGTCCCGATTCCCCTATGCAAATCCTTTGTCACAAGTTGGAAAGGCTTAGGGGAGCCATCCAGTCTTGGAATAAGGAGGTGTTTGGGGATATTTTTCAGGTAGTTAAGCAGAGGAAAGATGAAGTGCAGCTTACTGAGGCCTGAATGCAGAATGATGAGTAGAGGGAGCTCGGACGAATTTACATCTTGCTCAAGCTCATCTACGTACTGCTTTGCGGGTGGAGGAGCTCTTTTGGAAGCAGAAAGCTTGTGTTAAGTGATTACAAGAGGGAGACAGAAACACAAAGTTTtcacgcccccacttctcccaagggcgaagctaagggtatccgcgggatgtctgtccaactctcgccaggactcaagacagttcaattcaaacttaaagatacaaaacaaataatacaagcctaaaatgaagaaaagccATATCTTTAACTgaatattcaaatcttacatcacgttctcaaaatatacatcaagtcccaaaatacaaccattaaaagtcgactaaacatttacaaccaaaattccaatcaaaaatataacctagtcgatttttccaaaatcttccaatccacctgttaaggaaaataaatctacggggtgagcgattgctcgtgaggccaagtaACACACATGTaggcacatagttcaagtagcaattCCAATTTAGCGAGTaaacaataatattcaagtaattacaattcgagtgagaaaaataaacagaaacaattcaaggatatgggagctctcaggagctaatttccacttgttttgccaatgtacgatcaattacctcCCCGCGGTGACACTCCGTCATTCGGGTCGATATTTAGTCCGTAGAAACTCCACTTACCCGttctccgtccaccatacatactttaccgggcccgaacttctATAAAGGCGCTACTgcacgagtaggccaagcaaaatctctccaatagatcaagtttatacagattttctcatggttcaccaaggttTTCGACCAATCCCGTGCCGGCTTGAGACCAAGGTCGGccgatgagatttgggcgtcccccaggTCAGGTGTGAGTCGAGGAGTTTCATTCCAGTGACATATGCAGCCATAAcatataattcaattcaattcaggTCAGGTAATCCAATTCAATTCAGGCAATTCAATTACGattcatttaaatgagaacgaatgcgataaagtacacactcgactcaacagtTATCAATTTTCAGTTCATgagaagcaattcacataattgcaacaaaacatgcacttgacactcacctagtcaaaatgaGAGAGAGTGGTGCACAATTCAAGTGTTCAGGTGTCCGTTGtgaggtcctcttgaaggccctcTTGATTGCCTAAGCATATAATAATTATCTAtcacacactatcgcttaaaacccccAATTAACAAGGGAGATTGTACCCTTGTACAATTTATGGaaatatcatgaaagagagccttaattgctcgaaaatcgagattcaaaagtggagtttaataatacaaggaaaatctaattttcatctttgaaatcaagtgtaaaacggtgaagcaatatcgaaggaaaatggagagttctaaaaactcaattccctttaagttcagaaatttcagatttgaggtgcattctttgaaaaatcatatctcactctctgtaggtccaaaattggaaaactaggtaccgttggaaactacttccaaagtactaaaagttcctagaagacacttttccatgattctaaacggaagatactcaaattttggtttaaagcTACAGATTTGCActtccaagacagatttggggttgatttttggcaaactttggaaattcggcaaaattcacaaaatgtgaactaacctctaaaatttgaaactcaattagcgttacaattaaagtttaaaacacaataaacgaaacaaaaattggagttttgagcgccaagatataacagctcaaaattggttcaaaatgaggattgttaggcaattttccagatttggaagaACTTTGGTAACTTTGGTACATCAAAACagtcttagaataacaccaaaattggtgcaattcaacttccatatgaggactactcctctaccaagtttcatttgaaaattcataagggaaggt
This portion of the Coffea arabica cultivar ET-39 chromosome 2e, Coffea Arabica ET-39 HiFi, whole genome shotgun sequence genome encodes:
- the LOC140036257 gene encoding uncharacterized protein, encoding MIKGMFWNVRGISKALTFRRLKKLIQMYSIQFLAICESRLQVGRAERYRCKLNFHGLLHNSVGSVLENYFDVIIGESSQHVSARLSHDHLPESQLVVSFVHTRCTTIEREELWAGLLSDSPASTAWLVGGDFNVISDADEKRGGRPFNPAKAMEFVQFISEVNLTDIGFSGARFTWCNNRHGGGEDLKTIRSGSSE